A single genomic interval of Juglans regia cultivar Chandler chromosome 1, Walnut 2.0, whole genome shotgun sequence harbors:
- the LOC108995970 gene encoding flowering locus K homology domain-like — translation MANEDVNEHESTDAPENIDPPQKEGSQIDLKGSGEKKWPGWPGENVFRMLVPVQKVGGIIGRKGEFIKKIIEETKARVKILDGPPGTFERAVMVSAKEEPDLHLSPAMDALLRVHKQLVDLDTDPAHAVSGAMGTITTRILVADIQAGSLIGKHGSTIKSIQDASNCTIRVLGAENLPTFSLQDDSLVEIQGEPTGVHKAVELILNHLRKFLVDRSIVGVFETQMQMPNVRANQNVPPHQSWGPPTQGFPISDGAGPGFAPNTQYMQQPPRHNENYYHPAEITPLDSKHRQGPPMYGRDASVGLRSSIGQPQQPVDTKVMQHMQIPLLYADAVIGKSGANISYIRRASGASIAIQETRGVPGEMTVEINGSASQIQTAQQLIQNFIAEAATSTQNPTGRSTNQGYNAYPGHAAYASPQSNTGGHTGHVAPGPDFDLAYGNSYGY, via the exons ATGGCTAATGAAGATGTAAATGAACACGAGTCAACTGATGCGCCTGAGAATATAGATCCTCCACAGAAAGAAGGATCTCAGATTGATTTGAAGGGAAGTGGAGAAAAAAAGTGGCCTGGATGGCCTGGAGAGAATGTATTCAGGATGTTGGTTCCTGTGCAGAAGGTTGGTGGCATTATTGGTCGCAAGGGAGAATTCATTAAGAAAATCATTGAGGAGACAAAGGCTCGGGTTAAAATCCTGGATGGTCCTCCTGGGACCTTTGAAAGAGCA GTGATGGTTTCTGCTAAAGAAGAGCCGGATCTCCATCTTTCTCCTGCCATGGATGCTTTATTAAGAGTTCATAAACAACTTGTCGACTTAGACACTGACCCTGCTCATGCTGTATCTGGTGCCATGGGCACTATTACTACAAGGATTCTAGTGGCAGATATTCAGGCAGGAAGCCTAATTGGGAAGCATGGCTCCACTATAAAGTCTATTCAAGATGCTTCTAATTGTACCATCCGTGTTCTTGGTGCAG AAAATCTGCCAACTTTTTCTCTGCAAGATGATAGTTTAGTTGAGATACAAGGGGAACCCACTGGTGTGCACAAAGCAGTTGAATTGATTTTGAATCATCTCAGGAAGTTCTTGGTTGACCGCAGTATTGTTGGGGTATTTGAAACTCAA ATGCAAATGCCAAATGTCCGAGCAAATCAGAATGTTCCTCCACACCAATCCTGGGGTCCACCTACTCAAGGTTTTCCAATTAGTGACGGTGCTGGACCTGGTTTTGCTCCTAATACTCAGTATATGCAGCAGCCTCCACGTCATAATGAAAATTATTACCATCCTGCTGAAATAACTCCTTTGGACAGTAAGCATCGTCAGGGGCCTCCTATGTATGGAAGGGATGCTTCTGTGGGGCTTCGTTCGTCAATTGGGCAGCCACAACAACCAGTGGATACGAAG GTTATGCAACACATGCAAATTCCTCTATTATATGCAGATGCTGTAATTGGTAAATCTGGTGCGAATATAAGCTACATACGTCGTGCAAGTGGGGCAAGTATTGCAATACAGGAAACAAGGGGTGTGCCTGGGGAGATGACTGTTGAAATAAATGGATCGGCTTCACAAATACAAACAGCTCAACAGTTAATTCAG AATTTCATTGCCGAAGCTGCAACCTCTACGCAGAACCCAACCGGGAGATCAACCAACCAGGGTTATAATGCTTATCCGGGGCATGCTGCATATGCGTCTCCACAGTCCAACACTGGTGGACACACAGGCCATGTTGCACCTGGCCCTGACTTCGATTTGGCATATGGCAATAGTTATGGTTACTGA